The Halobacterium hubeiense genome contains the following window.
CGACTACGGGAGCGCGGACACCGACGCCGACAGCCTCGACGACCGCTCGGAGCTCGCGGGCAACACGTCCGCTATCGACGCCGACGCCGACCTCGACGGCCTCCCGGACGCGCTCGAAGTCCAGCTCGGCACCGACCCCAACGACCGCGACACGGACGGCGACGGCCTCACTGACCTGACCGAGTACCGCGACACGGGCACGGACCCGCTCGACGCGGACACGGACGGCGACGGCCTCGACGACGGCATCGAACTGCGGCGCTACGACTCGAACCCGACCGCGGTGGACTCGGACGCCGACGGGATTCCGGACGGCGAGGAAGTGCTGCGCGGCACGGACCCCACGGTCCCGAACGACGCGGCGAACGCGGCCGTCGCCGACGAGGTCGTGCCGTTCGACTGGTCGGTGTACTACCCGGTGGCTCACCTCCAGCGCGCACTCACATGACGCCGCGAACACTCCTCCTCGCCGCGCTCGTGGTGCTCGGCGCGGCCACTACCGGCGTCGCCGCGAGCGCCGTCGGGCCGGCCGCGCCTGCGGACGCGACAGCCGAGGCCGCGACGCCCGCAGCGGCACCGACGTACGTCGAAGGCAACGTGACAGAGAACACGACGTGGACGGCCGAGAACGGCCCGTACTACGTCGGTCGCGACCTCACGGTCACGGGGAACGCGACGCTCACCGTCGAACCCGGTACGCGCGTCAACGTCGGCGAGGAGGTCACGATTACCGTCGAGGGGAGCCTCGTCGCCGCCGGGACCGGCCTCGACCCGATTCAGTTCACGACCGCCGACTCCGCCTCGGACGCCGGCACCTGGCAGACCATCGAGTACGCCGGCGACGGCGACTCGACGCTCCGGCTGGAGCACGCCGTCGTCGAGCACGGCACGACCGCGATTACGGCCACGTCCAGCAAGGGGTCGATTCGGCTCGCCAACGCGACGGTCCGCGAGCACGTCCGAGACGGGCTCGCCGTGACGACCCGAGCGGGCGCGCCGTCGCTCCGGATTGCGGACAGCCGGTTCACCGACGTCGGGCGCGCCGGCGTCACTGTCGCGGTCCCCGAGACCGACCCCTACGCCGACGCGGCGCGGAACCTCCGCATCGACGGGACGACGTTCGCGGACACCGGCGCCAGCGGCGTTCGCGTGCGCGCTCGAAAGATTTCGAACGTCCGGCTGACCGACGTTACCGTCGCCGGCGTCTCCGAAGCCGGCGTCGCGTTCGAGACCGAATCGACGGACGCGCGCCCGAAGACCACCAACGACCACGCCGTCGAGGACGTGCGGCTGAGGCGGGTCGCAGTCGAGAACGTCGGCGGAGACGGCGTCGCGTTCCGCGGCGGCGCGTTAGACGACGTTGACGTGCTGGACAGCGAGGTCCGGGGAGCGTCCGGGAGCGGGTTCCACGTGGACGCGGCGACCGACGCCGACGACGTGCGGTTCGCGCGCAACACCGTCGTCGACGCTCGGAACGGCCTCCGGGTCGCGCTCCGGCGGACGGCCGGCGGTATCCAGCACGTCTCGCTCGCCGTCGAGCGAAACGAGTTCTCCCAGAACGACCGCTACGGCCTCGACGCGACCGCGGAGTACGTCTTCGTGGACGGGTTCGACGTGCGGAACAACACGCTCGCCGAGAACGGCGACGGCGGCGCGGCGTTCGGCACCCAGCAGGTCGATAACACCGTGTTTGCGGACAACGTCGTGCGCGAGAACGGCGGTTCGGGTATCTCCGTGTCTGCGATCCGCGTGCGCGGCGTGACCGTCCGCCGGAACCGCCTCGTCGGCAACGCCGATGACGGGCTCTCCGTTCGCGCGAGCGACCTGCTCGGCGGGGTGCGCGTGGGATTCAACGACGCGCTCGACAACGGCGAGTTCGGCGTCGAGGTCGCCGGCGAGCGAGCCGGTGCGACCACCGCGATTCACAACAACACGGTCGCGGCGAACGCGAACGGCGTGCGCGTCGCCGGCCCGACGCCGGCGCGGCTCGCGAACAACTCCGTGGTGTTGAACACCGCCGACCGGGAGCGCGCGGACGGCGGCCGCGACGCCGCCGCCGCGACCGGCGTGGTCGTCGAGAACGCGCCGAACGTCGAACTCCGCCACAACGACG
Protein-coding sequences here:
- a CDS encoding right-handed parallel beta-helix repeat-containing protein, coding for MTPRTLLLAALVVLGAATTGVAASAVGPAAPADATAEAATPAAAPTYVEGNVTENTTWTAENGPYYVGRDLTVTGNATLTVEPGTRVNVGEEVTITVEGSLVAAGTGLDPIQFTTADSASDAGTWQTIEYAGDGDSTLRLEHAVVEHGTTAITATSSKGSIRLANATVREHVRDGLAVTTRAGAPSLRIADSRFTDVGRAGVTVAVPETDPYADAARNLRIDGTTFADTGASGVRVRARKISNVRLTDVTVAGVSEAGVAFETESTDARPKTTNDHAVEDVRLRRVAVENVGGDGVAFRGGALDDVDVLDSEVRGASGSGFHVDAATDADDVRFARNTVVDARNGLRVALRRTAGGIQHVSLAVERNEFSQNDRYGLDATAEYVFVDGFDVRNNTLAENGDGGAAFGTQQVDNTVFADNVVRENGGSGISVSAIRVRGVTVRRNRLVGNADDGLSVRASDLLGGVRVGFNDALDNGEFGVEVAGERAGATTAIHNNTVAANANGVRVAGPTPARLANNSVVLNTADRERADGGRDAAAATGVVVENAPNVELRHNDVYGHIVGLRSSLDGGEVVVAERNYWGAASGPYHETLNPGGAGDAVVTDAGKADPVPFASEPFGPRYERPTAVLAANETTVTPGEPVEFSGRQSTDDGTITRYDFAVAGQRHAGAAATYATSFAEPGTYEVSLVVEDELGVASLNDATVNVTVEPAARTTQPTTAATTTATTTAPEPSEGDDSLLASLLSLWGGLGALCYAVALALGAYGTWLSIGGRDPPVSGTTIHALAAAGVLVWAVAGFLGDGALLTFAGGGAVAWGGLTGIVLALATR